In Aspergillus nidulans FGSC A4 chromosome II, the genomic stretch CCTTTGCGGAAGGGTTGCAGCGGCCTGCCTGAGTGAGACAGGAGGCTTAGGCTCAGCCCCgatcctcttctctccaaagTCCAATGCGACACGGCTCCAGACCGTCCCAACCATGGAAAAGGACCGCTGTCGGAAGCAGCGAGCTCCATAATTCAGCCTTTCATGTTGACTTCCAGCAAAGGCAAATAAGTaaaaatatattataaaaaaaaaaaatcaaaatcAAAAGTGAGAGTCAAATATGAGCGATAAACCTTGGGGCTGGTCTGCCGCACAGTGGAGATCACTTTCCCAATCGACTCCCCGCCGTGTCAAACTATCCTGGTTGGCGTCGCCGAAGGGCGTGCCTTTTGCATTCCAGAACTCAAACAACCGGAATTTTCCGTCAACAAAGAGTTCATCTGACTTGGAAAGGAAGATTCGGTGTCGTCCATTCGCGCTAGTTCCTTCAGAGTGATATTGGGACGGAACAGGTTCCTGAAAATTTGAGACTGTTACAGCTGTGAAGGACTTGAGTTTAGGTATCAGACATCTGCTTATAGAAGCTTATCATTCCTTGAGCAACCAATTTCAAGCCATGCGCAATTGACAGACCCGACACCAGAACGCTTCCAAGCACTTCGACCTCAAAAAAAGAGTCCATCCACAGTCTTAAGAAGGCTCACAGCCTACTTCCTACTCCTGCAACATACGCAATGAGTTCCGCGAAATCTTTCGCGTCAACTCCAGATTTCCCTAAGGAGCTCACTGCTGATCATGTTAATGACGACCATAAAACATTAGGAAATTATTCAGTTCTGCCGTTAACGACATACTAGAGGACGATTTATTGATCTGGATTCGTAGGCAGTGGGCACTATGGCCCGTGCGAATGTCATTAAAGCCTGATTTATAAGGCGTCAATGGGTCTACTCTAGGGTACTCAATCGGAGAATATTCCCACCGTGCACGGATCGTGCCCACAACCTACTGGAACGTTATTCTTGATAATGTGTATCGTTTAGACACAGGATACGCTGGTAGAAGGTTCGTTCAAGACTGATAAAAAGACAACTATCAAACATTGCATTGATTCTATTAGCTATTACCTATGTTGCCAATCGACAGACCACCGAGCAAGCTACGGTGATCCATGATAGGGCTAATGAGTCGAGTGCGCATCCAAACTAAGCCAGATTCAACAGGTAAATCACCCTTCTCGCAGCCCAATATCACGATAGTGCATCAACGGCCACGGCAACCAAGTCACAAAGCAAACTATAAACAGCAAGTGGTATCAATCTAGTGCGACGGCGCATGATCTCCCAGGCTAAAGGGGTATCCCCTGAGAGATCGGATATCATAAAGGAATGGACTGTGACTccagatatcatcaacaacataAGTAGCCACGAAATTGACCGTCAAAGTAGCAGAGGGTATCATTGATACTCCAGTTGCATGAGCCAAACCCACAAAGCCCTGGCGACAAGCGGAGTGACAGTGGCAACATTAAGCTAGACAAAATTCGAGTATCGGCTGAAAAATATTCTGAaattttttgtttttttttcttcttgcttttttttttttcccccatCTGGATCATGATGCAGAAGCGCAGGAAAACTCATACCGTTTGTCCCACCACTTCTCGAATTCGACCGACTTTGGGGCAGTTCAAGCAGCGGCCTGGACGGGGGCGGCAGTGGAGGAGACGACAGGCTTGGCCTCCTCGGTGGCGGGAGCATCAGCGGGCTTGGAAGACTCCTCAGCAGGGGTGGCCTCAGCAACGGCCTCGGTTTTaggctcagcagcctcacCAGTCTCGGTGGtctccttggcctccttaGCCTCGGACTTCACAGCCTTGCTGGGCTTGCGGAAAAGGCCTCCGAGCTTGTTCTTGGGCTTAGCCTCACCCTCAGCGGCCTCGTCACCAGagtcagccttcttcttgccaaaGCTGCCAAAGAAGGACGTGCGGCGCTTGTCCTTGGTGGTAGCGGCAGGAGTCTCGGCGGGAGATTCAGCAGGAGTGTCCTTAGCAGCCTCAACCTCGGGAGCGGCAGTCACGCTCTCAGGCTCGATGGGCTTAGCAGCCTCCTCAACAGGGTTGTCGAGCTGGGGAGCGGTGCTAGCGACAGGAGCAGGTTCggcaggagcagcagcttccttctccgtcttctctTGAGAGGGGCTGGTGACCTTCTGGAAGAAGTTACCAAACAGAGAAGAGCGCTTCGACTTCGGCGCGGGAGCGGCCTCAGtctcctcctttttctcttccttcttctcctcctccttcttgtcgGTAGTCtcggtagcagcagcaggggcTGTATCTTTGTTAGTCCCAAGGTTCTCGTACAAAGGTCGCCAGAATATACATACCCTCAGTAGCGGCAGGCTCAGTGACAGCGGAGGCCTCGGCGGCAGGAGTCTCGGTGGTCTCGGCAGGCttcgcctcctcctccttcttttcctccttcttttcctcagcctcatccttcttACCAAGGAGAGTGCCGAAAATAGAAGTCCTCTTGCGGGAACGAGAGCGGCTCTTAGcgtccttgtccttggtcTCTTCAGCGGAGGCGGTAGCAGAAGAAGTAGcggcaccagcagcaggagtctcttcctccttcttgtcctctccctccttagcctcctccttggtctcggcAGGCttggcagcaacagcagcaggcttgctcagcttctcaagctcagcctTGTAACCCTCGCTAGAGGTGATGGTATCCTTCTCGGCCTTGGCCTCGGTGGACTTGGCCTCGAGGGCAGCGATCCAGCTGTCACGCTCGGCTGTGGTAGAGGCCTGGAAGGTGTGCTTGTGGccgttgagcttgaagaggaactcGTTGGAGCCTTCCTTGGTCACGTCAGAGATGTCGGCCTATATAGCATATATATTAGTCGATGTCCCCAATGTGAATCCTAACTGCTTTACTAACCAAGCTGATGATACCAGCAGGAGTAGCCTTGTCCTCAGGGCGcttggtgaagaagagcagtCCCTTGCCGGTTTGGCTGGCCCAGGCAACAATGGGGTTGGCAACAGCGGGCTTCTCGTTGCTGCGGTAGGCGGAGAGCTGCTTagcctcaacagcctcatcgcTGAAGTAGAAGAAACGCTTGGAGAAGCGAAGGCTCCTGTGAGTAGCATTCATTAGCTACTATTGTCCCCGACACAACGGTATTGGAATACTCACTTGACCAGACCAGGAGCCTTGTAGCCAAGGGTGCCCTCAGAGGCAGGGACAACCTCCTTAGCCTCTTCCTTGGTCTCCTCAGCTGGAGCATCAGCCTTGGCCTCCTCGGTAGCAGCGGGGGCAGCCTCCACAGCTCCCTCGGTGCCCTCAGCGGTGGTCTCCTTGGGAGCTTCGGTGGCGGGGGCCTCGGTGGCAACAGGGGCCTCAGTAGCAGCAGGAGTCTCGgtggcagaagcagcaggagcggcCACAGGGGTCTCCTCAACAGGCTTCTGAGCGTCAGACATGTCGATGGTAGATTAAAAGGTAATTATAGCAGGTATTGATGGGATTAGATAATCGTACGGAAGCGAAGAAGCTTCGTAAAAGGCAAGTCACGTCGAGCTGGGTATCTTAAGGGGGTATCTCAACAGAAAGAAACAAGAGCAACCTCAGCGCAGGGCTAGAAGAGCTCGGGTATCACAACGAAGGCAAAGGTGGTGTAGGGGAAGAAGCGAAGCGCGGTATCTGGcagggagaaaagagaagaggaagagaagaagaggagggaagagggaagaaaaaggaacTTAAAGGAGCAggggctggaaaggagggaaaggagggtaAGGAGGGTTAAGGAGGGTAAAGGAGGGAGTGGGCAGGCCGCCCGATCAGGAAAGGAGCTGCAGGGCGGGCTGCCTCTGTCTACCCTGTCTACGATCTAAAATGGTTAATTTGGTCCTTTTAATTTTCGACCCGATCGATTTTCTTTCAGAATTAACATGAAAAAAAGGGGGCCGCGAGTCCGCGACTCAGGGAGCACAGGAGCAGCAGTTCCTTTGAAGTTTGACGAGGGGCCTTTTTTGACGAAAATTTTGTTAGTACGACCAACGACCTACAAAGAGTCCGAGTGTCAGGATTCAGAAGCTACTAGTGGCATATAGCTCTACCGGTTATGCAGATTAACGGTCGGCTGTCATCAAGCATCAGTCATCGGTATCATCTTAAAAGAGTCTCTACCCAGGCTAAGATCGTTAATATATCTGGATCTCA encodes the following:
- a CDS encoding uncharacterized protein (transcript_id=CADANIAT00005057), giving the protein MSDAQKPVEETPVAAPAASATETPAATEAPVATEAPATEAPKETTAEGTEGAVEAAPAATEEAKADAPAEETKEEAKEVVPASEGTLGYKAPGLVKSLRFSKRFFYFSDEAVEAKQLSAYRSNEKPAVANPIVAWASQTGKGLLFFTKRPEDKATPAGIISLADISDVTKEGSNEFLFKLNGHKHTFQASTTAERDSWIAALEAKSTEAKAEKDTITSSEGYKAELEKLSKPAAVAAKPAETKEEAKEGEDKKEEETPAAGAATSSATASAEETKDKDAKSRSRSRKRTSIFGTLLGKKDEAEEKKEEKKEEEAKPAETTETPAAEASAVTEPAATEAPAAATETTDKKEEEKKEEKKEETEAAPAPKSKRSSLFGNFFQKVTSPSQEKTEKEAAAPAEPAPVASTAPQLDNPVEEAAKPIEPESVTAAPEVEAAKDTPAESPAETPAATTKDKRRTSFFGSFGKKKADSGDEAAEGEAKPKNKLGGLFRKPSKAVKSEAKEAKETTETGEAAEPKTEAVAEATPAEESSKPADAPATEEAKPVVSSTAAPVQAAA